The DNA sequence TCAGTTCTGGTGCCAGAAACCGCATGAAATTAGTTCtcatctttattattttaaagtattatgaCGGTGTGTATTAATGTGTACATGTCACTTGTTCTTAAGTTCGCACGCCTGAATACAAGAATTTTGCAATTGCCACCTTGTTTTGCGAATTTTTgccgtttttaattttttttatttcaaaatttcgCAGTTCAGTTTTATAAGTTTCGCTTGACAGCAAAGTAGAAGAAAGAGGAAAGTTCcatttcaataaatttttattaaatcaggAAACGTAGCGACCAGTAGTAAATGGCACGAACcacaaacttttgaaacaacGGAAAGAATTACATTCGAAACTTGTAAGTTGACAGCACTTCAGGATTACATAAGCGTATAGAGTAGAAATAGGCGGAACCTTTCGAAATTTGGCCAGAGTGaacttttgaataaataattttccatgaacaaaaaatacagCAAGAGTTTTGTTTCAAGCAGAGAAAGATTTGACGAATGCGGCAACAACTTCTTTCAACTCGGCTTCAGTCGATTCCGTGATTTTGCCCTCGTTTCTATAAGCGTACATGttagaatatatttaaataaaggcaaaaacgaaataaaaactGCTATAAAACggttgaaaatattaaatctaaCTAGGAATTTTATTCTTAACTAGTAATTACTACcggtttatttaattttgcagTATTTTTAGTAATTACTACTAGTTTATCAAATTTATGcagttttttatacaccagctTCAAATAGACATTTTGGGTCACTTCTTTTTGATTGGGActtgaaagttttaaaataatagtgTTCTAACCTGATGGAATCCAGGATCTTTGCGTGGCTCGATTTCATGTGAGCAAGGAAAGCAGTTTCAAAATCTGTGACTTTGGTTGGGTCGACTTTATCCAGGTAACCACGTACTCCACAGAATACGGAAACAATTTGTTCAGCAATGTCCATGGGGGctgaaaacaacatttttattagaaaGGGGGCCAAAAAGATTTATTAGTAACAAAaagaaacacaatttttttattagaaacaagcaaaaaaaacatttatcgTATTCACGGAAACAATTGTTCAGCAATGTCCATGGGGGctgaaaacaacatttttattagaaaGAGGGCCAAAAACATTTATcagtaacaaaacaaaaaaacacaactttttttattagaaacaacactaaaaacatttaaaaatacagtttttatcagaaataataataaaaaacattttttgggaGGAAAAGCAGAAGTCAAACATGTATAATTGTATGGCTGTAGGTAGCACTTACAGTATTGGATCTGTTTAAGAAGTTCAGTTAACCTAACACCTCGGTTGAGCAGTTGTTGTGTTGCGGCGTCCATGTCGCTACCGAACTGCGCAAAAGCTGCAACTTCACGATATTGGGCCAAATCCAACTTCATGGTACCAGAGACCTATAAGAAAAAGCCAATGTTATTTAAGTAAATCATAGATTTTTGGccgttttaatacaaacaccacaaaacatattctaatgcaattttttgtttataatgcaCATAGATGTACAAAGAATCTATAGTTAAGAAACAACACTTTCAAGACCACTTCTGACCAAACTACAGACAACAATACTTTCTTAAAAAGTAAACCAttattattgaattttaaaattgttgcaGCAGCGAACAAAAAAGGCATGTGATTGAGACACAATTCTTTAGGTAACTGAGCAAGTGATCTTGCAATCATTCAGGGCCCTCAACCTCATGAACTAAGGTTAGGAATCCAAGGTGGATTGCTTGACTAAACCTCGTTTTTAAACGtgttatcatttaaaaaatatctccCATTTGTGGGGTGTAAACCAGAAACATAGCAgcaaaagcatttttttattacctgCTTCATTCCCTTGATTTGAGCAGCAGATCCGACACGACTGACAGACAAACCGACGTTAATGGCAGGTCGAATACCTTTGTGGAACAATTCAGTTTCCAAGAAAATCTATAGATAACGATGTTATATTTACGTGGCTTATTAATATGAAGTCCTAAAGCAATGTTTCCCAGTCAAGTGCACAAAATCTTTGGAGTGTTTTATCCAAAACTCAActtgttaaagtttaaactgaaTTATTTGTATAATCCCGGGCGGcaaataaaatactaaactATTTCCTTGGCACATGGTGAAGCACTTTGAGAACCACTGATTTATAATATAACCTAacttaatatagtagggtggggaaagatggggacACCTTATAtttaagcacatattatccaaatattctgattgtgtttaaagtagtgaggatactgttttgtaattattttgaaTGTCATTCTGAATGGgcggagaaaataaaataaaaagatatcccatcttcccccactccactatataaacatgttagaACCTCACCTGTCCATCAGTAATGGAGATGACATTGGTTGGAATGTATGCGGACACATCACCAGCTTGTGTCTCAATAACTGGGAGGGCAGTGAGAGAACCACCTCCGAAAGCATCGCTCATCTTAGCTGCTCGCTCCAGGAGACGAGAGTGAAGATAGAAGACATCACCAGGGAAAGCCTCACGACCGGGGGGTCGTCTCAACAAAAGAGACATTTGACGGTACGCAACAGcctggtataaaaaattgaaattattgaattaaatttagtaaatatGAAACGCGGAGCACATTTTTATGTCTAATCAAAGCGTTAAATCTATCACAAAATCCAGGGTGGTgccaatgttaaaatacacttgtctttttaatgtttgaataaTGTGGCAAATGTAGTGTACTTGGCTATGCTAGGAATTTTCAGGTGTATTGTaagttttgtgtgtttgtgtcTTGCATGATAAAATACTATCCTACTCATGCATATTATGCCATAACGATTTTTGTAGTGCACCCAGTTTTATGCAATAAATCAAGGACCGAAAATCTTGGCCAGTAGTTTGTTACCTGTTTTGACAAATCGTCATAGATGATGAGAGCATGCTTGCCGTTGTCACGGAAGTATTCACCCATGGAAGTAGCAGAGTATGGAGCAAGATATTGAAGTGGTGCAGCGTATGCAGCAGATGCAACAACCACAATCGAGTATTTCATGGagtcttgtttaaaattaacaaaaatttaacacaaaaaattgCAATTTCATGATATtgtattctacatgggtgaggtctcgTCTTGGtaatttaagccagagttttCACATTACCAAAACACCTACAGTGCGACAGCAACAGACAaccaaaaataacaaaaaaacaaaactttaaaacaaaacaattgcaattttatattgtttcctACATGGTTGGGGTCTTGTCATGGGACtagagatttaggccagagttttcATATTACCCAAACCAACTACAGTGCGACACTAACAGACAACCAGTTCAGTGATCACAAGGTGTTTTGCC is a window from the Ciona intestinalis chromosome 10, KH, whole genome shotgun sequence genome containing:
- the ciatpsyna gene encoding ATP synthase alpha-subunit (The RefSeq protein has 1 substitution compared to this genomic sequence); translated protein: MISSKVIAALGRTLPQAAKNATNTLKAASFVAARNLSSSRPNHAEKQGAAELSSILEQRILGTAPSEDLTETGRVLTIGDGIARVHGLRNIQAEEMVEFESGLKGMALNLEKDNVGIVVFGNDRNIKEGDTVKRTGAIVDVPVGEEILGRVVDALGNPLDGKGPLNTKLRRRVDIKAPGIIARVSVSEPMQTGLKAIDSLVPIGRGQRELIIGDRQTGKTAVAIDTIINQKRFNVGTDEKKKLYCIYVAVGQKQSTITQLIQRLESTDSMKYSIVVVASAAYAAPLQYLAPYSATSMGEYFRDNGKHALIIYDDLSKQAVAYRQMSLLLRRPPGREAFPGDVFYLHSRLLERAAKMSDAFGGGSLTALPVIETQAGDVSAYIPTNVISITDGQIFLETELFHKGIRPAINVGLSVSRVGSAAQIKGMKQVSGTMKLDLAQYREVAAFAQFGSDMDAATQQLLNRGVRLTELLKQIQYSPMDIAEQIVSVFCGVRGYLDKVDPTKVTDFETAFLAHMKSSHAKILDSIRNEGKITESTEAELKEVVAAFVKSFSA